In Pseudomonas grandcourensis, the DNA window GCCACAACAGGTCGCGCTCGACTGGAGCTGGCAGTCGCTGATCTCGGCGGCCACCCAGGACTGGCGTTGGCTGGAACACCTGACCAACGCCTTCTATGCACTGGTGCTGGTGGTGTGGGAGCCGATCTATGTCGCCTGCGGCTTCAGCCTTTACCTGAACCGGCGCACCGTACTGGAGGCCTGGGATATCGAACTGGTGTTCCGCCGAATGCGCCAGCGTCTGGTCAGTGCAGGCGCTGTGCTGTTGATGGCCGTGATTGTGCTGATGCCGACCACACACAACCTGTGGGCCGCCGAATCGCCGATTTCACCCGACAGCCCGCGCCTGCTGGGCCAGCCCCTGACCAGCCAGGCTTCCAGGGACAGCATCAAGTCGATCCTCGAACAGCCGCCCTTCAAGAACCGGGAATCGGTCACGCGCTACCGCTTTGGCGAAGAGCAACCGAGTGTTGAAGCCGCGGACGACGGCAAGACACCGCAATGGTTGAAGGCGCTGCTGAAACTGTTTGAGGGGCAAAGTTTCGGGGCATTGGCGAGACTGATTGAAATCGTGCTGTGGGGCATTGTCATTGGGGCTGTCGGCCTGTTGATCTGGCGCTATCGCGACTGGTTGCAGGCCTTCGTCAGCCGCCGACCGATTCCCGTCAACAAAGCCACGGGACCATTACCGCAGCAGGCGTTCGGCATGGATCTCAAGCCCGAGTCCCTGCCCGCCGACATCGCCGCCCACGCCGAGAGTCTTTGGCAGACTCATCCACGCGAAGCGCTCGGCTTGCTTTATCGCGCCCTGCTCAGCCGTCTGTTGCACGACTTCAAGATCGCGCTCAAATCCGCCGACACCGAAGGCCAGGTGCTTCAGCGTGTCGAGCTACTGCAGCAGCCGGCCTTGCTGGCCTACAGCCAAAAGCTGACCGGGCACTGGCAAAACATGGCCTACGGGCATCGCCTGCCGCCCGCTCAGGTGCAACAGGATCTGTGTAACGGTTGGCGTGTTCTGTTCGGCCCGGAGGCTGCCCGTTGAGTCGGCGCTGGGGCTCGATAGCCGGTGCGTTGATTGCCGTGTTGCTGGCTGCGCTGAGCGTTTATCTGTACCTCAAGGCTACTCCCTACCAGACCGAAATCGACCACGGCCCCTCCCCCGAAGCCAATGCCAACCCTTATCTGGCGGCAGAGTTGTTCCTGCGCAAACAAGGCCTTGGCGTCGGCCACGCCAACGGCCTCGACATCCTGCCCAGCCTCGACCCGCATCAACACAGCCTGCTGCTGCTCGGGGAACGCGGCAACATGACCCCACGGCAGATCGACCAGGTGATGAACTGGACCCGGGCCGGCGGGCGGCTTCTGTTCGTCGCCGAGTCGCTGTGGAATGAAAAACTCGGCCATAGCAATGACCTGCTGCTCGACCGGGTGCAACTGCACCAATCCCTGAGCAAAGACCTCAAGGACCCACCGCCGGGTATCGGCGATGATCCGTACCCGCTACTGACCAAGCTCTATCTCGAAGACGAAGACGCCCCGGCCTATGCCGGTTTCGATACCGCATTCCATCTCGAAGACCCGAAAAACCTCGCCCTGGCCTGGGCCAACAGCGCCAGGGCCACCCACATGATGCAACTCGACCACGGGCTCGGTTCGATCATCGTGGTCACCGATGCCGACCTGTGGAAAACCCCGGCCATCGACCGGTACGACAACGCCTGGCTGCTCTGGTACCTGACCGCCGACACCCGCGTGACCCTGATCTTCAACACCGATCACGACAGCCTGCCGACCTTGCTGCTGCGTTATTTCCCCCAGGCGCTGGTCGCATTGTTCGCCTTGATCGGCCTGGGCTTCTGGCACTTTGGCGTGCGTCAGGGGCCACTGTTGGAACCAACGCCGAAAGCGCGCCGGCAATTGCAGGAGCACCTGCGCGCCAGTGCCGACTTCCTGTTGCGCCGCAACGGTCAGGCCGGCCTGCTGCAAGCCTTGCAGCAAGACATCCTGCGACGCGTGCGACGTCGCCATCCCGGTTTTGAACAGCTCGGCGTTGCCGAACAATGGCTGGTGCTCGCGCGCCTGACCGGCCAACCCACACGCGCCATCAGCCAGGCCATGAGCCCGCGACCGAAACAACGGCTTTCCAGCGTTGAATTCAGCCGTCAGGTCGCCCACCTGCAAACCTTGAGGAATGCCCTGTGATCCGGTACTTGGAAAGCGTTAGATGTCTGCCATATTAGAAACAAACCCATGGAAGCCAGGCATCGTTCAAGAGACGTTTGATGACTTTAATCGCTGTCGAAGTAGACAAAGGGGATTGGATTTCTGATTAGTACAGAGGAAGGAAGATCGAGCTTGTGTGAGCGACTGAGGAATTGGTGATCGCTGGGCAACCCTGTCCGGGGTTTCCCATTCTGCTTTGGAACTCGATGGAAAGCTGCATCCCGGCCAATCAGTTCTTTCACCACCGCCAGCGCCTGACTTACATCTGCAAGTTCTACGAATACGTGCTGAAGGAGGGTTGGGTGAAACGCCTGCCTTTTGCCAATGAAGAACGCACTGACGGGGGCGGCCTGATGGGCAAGCGCTAATCACACTAGCAACTCGAGCTCAAATTCAGCAGGACTCGGGGTGTTAACCGCCGACAAAAGCAGCCGAGACTGCCATTTCTGATGCGCACGCCACATCAGCCCACGCGCTGCACCTTGTTCGATACAGACTTGTTTGACCACATCCCAAGTGCGGTACACGTACCGCACCAACTCTTTCAGATCCTTCTCCGGCCACTGGCAACCATGCTTTCTCATCAGGATCAGCATACTGTCGAGCTGAAGAGCTTCATGCTCGACTTCCAGATCACGTAACGCCGGAATCACATCCATGGCCTGCCAGAGCGCGCCATAGCCGGAAAACTCCTGCTCGACCAAGTCGACCATGTCATCCAGCGCGCTCCACGTTTCAATCAGGCCTGACTCGCCCTCAAAAATCGCCGTTTCCCGACTGCGGATAGCATCCAGCCATTGCTGTGCCAGGCGATACACAATCGCCTCTTTGTTCGGAAAAAAACGATAGAGCGAACTGATGTCGATGCCGGAGCGCTCAGCAATGGCATTGGTGTTGAGCAGGGTAATACCACCCTCCTTGAGTAACTCCAGCGTCGCCTGCTCGATCTTCTTGATGATTTCAAGGGTCCGTTGCTGGCGCGGCTCTCGGCGCATTTTCAAGTCTTGCGGAATCATCAAGTGCCCAGCCTTATCTTTCATTGGTGCGCATTTCACATCGACTTGTCCGGCAGAGTCAAACCGTAGCAATTGACGCCTCAGAGTAACGCTGGTAAAAACAAAAACTACAGTAATTACTGTAATTTATCTGGAGATTTTATGCGGCTCAAAACAAAACAACACCTGGCGCCTTCCTCCCTCGTATTGCTCTCTGCTCTCGCTGGATGCAGTCAGACACCAGCCCCGGTCGTCGACAACAGTAACAACACGGTGTACGTCAACGGCCAGATTTATACTCAGGATGCCCAACGCCGCAAGGTCGAAGCCATCGCCGTTTCGAATGACAAGTTCGTCTACTCCGGTAACCGGGAAGGTGCAGAAAGCTTCATCAGCCAGGGTTATCGCGTGGTTGACCTAGGCGGCAAGATGGTTCTACCAGGGCTCCACGACAACCACATCCACGTACTCGGCACGGTCCCGCTGGATGTCTGCGACCTCGAAGGCAAGGGTGTGAATCTTGATCAACTGGCCAGCAAGGTAAAGGAATGCTTGCCCCGCTACGCCAGTGAACCCGGCGCCTGGCTGAAAATCGATCAGTGGGTTCCCTATGAGAACAATGAACCAACCGGCAATTACAAAACCATCCGCCAAACGCTGGATGCAGTCGCTGATGGCCATCCGATCATCCTTTCCGGCGTAGACGGCCACGCAAGTGCCTACAATTCGAAAGCCTTGAGCATGGCTCAGGACGATAACGGCAATACCGTTGGCTTCAATGCAAAGACCCTGAAAAAGGGTGGTGTATTTGCCGACCTGGCGCCCTACGTTAGCCTGGACAGCGGTGTGGTCCGCGACGCGGCCAAGGAAAAAATTCCGGTCGGTAACTTCGACATGTTTGCCCAAGAGGTCGGCGATCCACGCGGCGAAGCCATTTATGGTGCCATCCTGCCGAAAGTCGCACGAGTCATGGCGCAAAGCGGCATCACCAGTATTCAAGATGCCTGCGCCAACGATTTCATCCGCGAACAGTTTGTGAAGATGCAACAGCAAAACTTGCTGAACATGCGGATAACTGCCGCCACCTGCTTCATTGCCGACGACTACAAGGGCAAAGTAGATATCGCCGGACACCTGAAAAAGGCTCAAGAAGTGCGCGCCGCATTTGCCGACAACCCGCTGATCAAAGCGGATGCGGTGAAAATCTTTGCCGACGGCGTGCTGGAAGGCGACCCCTTTAGCAAACCGCCGTTCTCACCCAACGCCGGCATGCTGCACAACTATCAGACGCCACACCTCAAGCAGAACGAAGAGACGGGCGCCGTCACGGTCACGAAGAACAGTGATGACTCGAAGAAAAACGGCATCGTCAATTACAAGGCGCAAGACCTCAAGAATTACGCCATCGCACTCGATGCCGACGGCTTCAGCATCCATATCCACAGCGTCGGCGACCGAGCCTCCCGCGTTTCGATTGATGCACTGGAAGCAGCTCGTCAGCGCAATGGCGATCAACATATTCCGCACACCATTGCCCACTTGCAAATGGTCCACCCGGACGACCAAAAGCGGCTCGGCGAACTGGGTGTGTATCTCACTTACACCTACGCCTGGATCAACGTGCAACCTGAATATGACATGCTGATCACCCCGTTCCTTGAGCAAAGTAAAAAGGGCCAGGACATCAACGACGTGCTCTACAACCCAAAAAGTTACACATGGGGAGCCGTCTACCCGGTTGGTAGCACAGCTAAAGCCGGCGCTGTACTGGTGGCGGGCAGCGATGCACCCGTCGACTCTCGCGATCCGCGGCCGTTCATGAACATCGCGGCGGGCATCACTCGCGCCCTCCCCGGAAAACCTGCCTACAACGCCAAGCAGAGCGCTACGCTAGAACAGATGTTGGACGCCTACACAATCAATGGCGCCCGCGCAGTGCGTCAGGAGAAAATCATCGGTTCGATTGAGCCGGGCAAGTCAGCCGACTTTATTGTCCTGGACCGAAACCTGTTCGACTTGGTCCAACAGAATAAACCTGAACAAATCGCCGAAACCCAAGTGATGCAGACTGTGTTTCGTGGCAAAACGGTCTATAGCCAATAAATCAATTCTGCCTAAGATAAAAAGAGTCTTTTGCGGCTAATGCCAGCCCGTCAAGGCGTCATGCCTGGCCTTTTGCCGCAAGCATAAAAAATCCGATGTCTGAACCGGCATCGGATTTTTTTGCGCCTCCCTCGGGCACTGGAACTGACCTGCTGAATCGCCCCTGATTTCGTCGACACCGTGATCGACCGGTTGAATCCACAGCCAGAAGTGGTCACGCAGAAACTCAACCGCGCACCAGGTAAGCTCCTGACGGAACCCGATGTCGTAGCTTCTTGCATTTGCCGGGTGCAGGCTGATGCCCCGGCGGACGATCAGGAAACCAGATTCGGCATTTGCCCGGAGGCGGCATCTGGCCGCGAGGAATCTCAACCTCAGCGTACGCCCGCTCTGGCTCGTCATTAGCCATTTGCAATCTTCCTTCGGACCCGGCTCTGGCAGCCGTCGGCGCATCCGATACCCGATCTGTCTCTGCGCGAGCGAAGTTGCCAGCGTCGCGCCCAGTGTCCGGAGTGGATTGCTCAACAACGGCCATTTCCGCTTCACGGCGCCTTTGGGTCTCCTGTTCCAGGCCTTTCTGTACAGCGACCAGGTCCTCTTTGGCAATGGGTGGGGTACCCGAAGCTTGGGCCTGCTGCGCCGCCTGGATCAATTGGAAGTTGCGGTTGCGCAACTCGACGTTGCGACCAACCCGCATGTTCGAGCGCGCAGCCAAGGTTTCGGCCTGCTGGTATTGCCCCTGCTGAAGACGCAACACACCGAGGTAATGCAGCGTCGCGGGATTGTTTGGCTGGATATGCAGGGCACGCTCCAGCGTCGCAGCGGCCTGGTCCAGTTGGCCATTTTCATACTGCCGCGAGGCGGTTTCGATCAGGGTGGTTGATGCGCTGTTGCTTTGCGCGGGCACTCTTCGCTCGGCAGCGACAGAATAAAACGACGCGACTGCGCAGAACACCAGGATGAGTCCCGGCAGAAAACTCTTGGTTGGCATGAGGGGGCGGACTCGACTGAACTCGGACGGCAGTGCCATAAAACAGACCACAGCGCTGCTCGGCATTTCCGATACAGGGCCGCTATTGACCTGGCCAATACCCCGA includes these proteins:
- a CDS encoding DUF4129 domain-containing protein, with the translated sequence MRLSDATVVIRPRSTWEAMDLGVLLSQRHRRLLMTSWALVTLPVFALLSWGFWDSPSLAVFIFWWLKPAFERLPLYILSQAMFGETPTLKQALRQMPHLLKPQLLASLTWRRLSLPRSFVMPVVQLEGLHGQQRQQRLQVLLQRDAGAARWLTIIGAHLEGALWIGLMVLFYLLLPQQVALDWSWQSLISAATQDWRWLEHLTNAFYALVLVVWEPIYVACGFSLYLNRRTVLEAWDIELVFRRMRQRLVSAGAVLLMAVIVLMPTTHNLWAAESPISPDSPRLLGQPLTSQASRDSIKSILEQPPFKNRESVTRYRFGEEQPSVEAADDGKTPQWLKALLKLFEGQSFGALARLIEIVLWGIVIGAVGLLIWRYRDWLQAFVSRRPIPVNKATGPLPQQAFGMDLKPESLPADIAAHAESLWQTHPREALGLLYRALLSRLLHDFKIALKSADTEGQVLQRVELLQQPALLAYSQKLTGHWQNMAYGHRLPPAQVQQDLCNGWRVLFGPEAAR
- a CDS encoding DUF4350 domain-containing protein, which codes for MSRRWGSIAGALIAVLLAALSVYLYLKATPYQTEIDHGPSPEANANPYLAAELFLRKQGLGVGHANGLDILPSLDPHQHSLLLLGERGNMTPRQIDQVMNWTRAGGRLLFVAESLWNEKLGHSNDLLLDRVQLHQSLSKDLKDPPPGIGDDPYPLLTKLYLEDEDAPAYAGFDTAFHLEDPKNLALAWANSARATHMMQLDHGLGSIIVVTDADLWKTPAIDRYDNAWLLWYLTADTRVTLIFNTDHDSLPTLLLRYFPQALVALFALIGLGFWHFGVRQGPLLEPTPKARRQLQEHLRASADFLLRRNGQAGLLQALQQDILRRVRRRHPGFEQLGVAEQWLVLARLTGQPTRAISQAMSPRPKQRLSSVEFSRQVAHLQTLRNAL
- a CDS encoding TetR/AcrR family transcriptional regulator; this translates as MIPQDLKMRREPRQQRTLEIIKKIEQATLELLKEGGITLLNTNAIAERSGIDISSLYRFFPNKEAIVYRLAQQWLDAIRSRETAIFEGESGLIETWSALDDMVDLVEQEFSGYGALWQAMDVIPALRDLEVEHEALQLDSMLILMRKHGCQWPEKDLKELVRYVYRTWDVVKQVCIEQGAARGLMWRAHQKWQSRLLLSAVNTPSPAEFELELLV
- a CDS encoding amidohydrolase family protein yields the protein MRLKTKQHLAPSSLVLLSALAGCSQTPAPVVDNSNNTVYVNGQIYTQDAQRRKVEAIAVSNDKFVYSGNREGAESFISQGYRVVDLGGKMVLPGLHDNHIHVLGTVPLDVCDLEGKGVNLDQLASKVKECLPRYASEPGAWLKIDQWVPYENNEPTGNYKTIRQTLDAVADGHPIILSGVDGHASAYNSKALSMAQDDNGNTVGFNAKTLKKGGVFADLAPYVSLDSGVVRDAAKEKIPVGNFDMFAQEVGDPRGEAIYGAILPKVARVMAQSGITSIQDACANDFIREQFVKMQQQNLLNMRITAATCFIADDYKGKVDIAGHLKKAQEVRAAFADNPLIKADAVKIFADGVLEGDPFSKPPFSPNAGMLHNYQTPHLKQNEETGAVTVTKNSDDSKKNGIVNYKAQDLKNYAIALDADGFSIHIHSVGDRASRVSIDALEAARQRNGDQHIPHTIAHLQMVHPDDQKRLGELGVYLTYTYAWINVQPEYDMLITPFLEQSKKGQDINDVLYNPKSYTWGAVYPVGSTAKAGAVLVAGSDAPVDSRDPRPFMNIAAGITRALPGKPAYNAKQSATLEQMLDAYTINGARAVRQEKIIGSIEPGKSADFIVLDRNLFDLVQQNKPEQIAETQVMQTVFRGKTVYSQ
- a CDS encoding tetratricopeptide repeat protein, which encodes MPTKSFLPGLILVFCAVASFYSVAAERRVPAQSNSASTTLIETASRQYENGQLDQAAATLERALHIQPNNPATLHYLGVLRLQQGQYQQAETLAARSNMRVGRNVELRNRNFQLIQAAQQAQASGTPPIAKEDLVAVQKGLEQETQRRREAEMAVVEQSTPDTGRDAGNFARAETDRVSDAPTAARAGSEGRLQMANDEPERAYAEVEIPRGQMPPPGKCRIWFPDRPPGHQPAPGKCKKLRHRVPSGAYLVRG